The following proteins come from a genomic window of Pseudomonas cichorii:
- a CDS encoding YifB family Mg chelatase-like AAA ATPase encodes MSLAIVHSRAQVGVEAPAVTVEAHLANGLPTLTLVGLPEGAVKESKDRVRSAILNSGLDFPARRITLNLAPADLPKDGGRFDLAIALGLLGASGQLPLLALQDVECLGELALSGAIRPVQGVLPAALAARAAERTLIVPAANAEEACLASGLRVIAVSHLLELVAHFNGRTPIQPYQSSGLLHQPKPYPDLSEVQGQTAAKRALVVAAAGAHNLLFSGPPGTGKTLLASRLPGLLPPLDEYEALEVAAIQSVASQVPLSSWPQRPFRQPHHSASGPALVGGGSRPQPGEITLAHHGILFLDELPEFDRRVLEVLREPLESGHIVISRARDRVRFPARFQLVAAMNPCPCGYMGEPTGRCRCSTEQIQRYRNKLSGPLLDRIDLHLTVAREATALNPAPQTGDDTASAAALVAKARDRQQRRQGCANAFLDLPGLREHCALSAADETWLETACERLALSLRAAHRLLKVARTLADLEQEDAIDRRHLAEALQYRPASN; translated from the coding sequence ATGTCTCTCGCCATCGTCCACAGCCGCGCCCAGGTGGGTGTGGAAGCACCTGCCGTTACTGTCGAAGCCCATCTGGCCAACGGCCTGCCGACCCTGACGCTGGTCGGTTTGCCGGAAGGTGCGGTCAAGGAAAGCAAGGATCGGGTGCGTAGCGCCATTCTCAATTCGGGGCTGGATTTCCCGGCGCGGCGGATCACGCTCAATCTGGCTCCGGCGGATTTGCCGAAGGATGGTGGCCGTTTTGATCTGGCCATTGCGCTGGGTTTGCTGGGGGCCAGTGGGCAGTTGCCGTTATTGGCGTTACAGGATGTGGAATGTCTGGGCGAGCTGGCATTGTCGGGGGCGATTCGGCCGGTTCAGGGGGTGTTGCCTGCTGCGCTGGCGGCGCGGGCGGCAGAACGTACGCTGATCGTGCCGGCGGCCAATGCCGAAGAAGCATGCCTGGCTTCGGGGTTGCGGGTCATTGCGGTGAGTCATTTGCTGGAGCTGGTCGCACATTTCAATGGGCGCACGCCTATCCAGCCTTATCAGAGCAGCGGGCTTTTGCATCAGCCCAAGCCTTACCCGGATTTGAGCGAAGTTCAGGGCCAGACCGCCGCCAAGCGCGCCTTGGTGGTTGCAGCGGCCGGTGCGCATAACCTGCTTTTCAGCGGCCCGCCGGGCACGGGCAAAACCTTGCTGGCCAGTCGCTTGCCGGGGTTGTTGCCGCCGCTGGATGAGTACGAAGCGCTGGAGGTGGCGGCGATTCAGTCGGTGGCCAGTCAGGTGCCGCTGAGCAGTTGGCCGCAACGACCTTTCCGTCAACCTCATCACTCTGCTTCGGGGCCGGCATTGGTGGGCGGTGGCAGTCGCCCTCAACCTGGCGAGATAACATTGGCTCATCACGGCATTTTATTTTTAGATGAATTACCCGAGTTCGATCGTCGCGTTCTGGAGGTTTTGCGCGAGCCGCTGGAGTCTGGCCATATCGTGATTTCCCGGGCGCGGGATCGGGTGCGGTTCCCGGCGCGCTTTCAACTGGTCGCAGCCATGAACCCTTGCCCGTGCGGTTATATGGGTGAGCCCACCGGGCGGTGCCGTTGTTCGACCGAGCAGATCCAGCGTTATCGCAACAAGCTGTCCGGGCCGTTGCTGGACCGGATCGATCTGCACCTGACTGTCGCTCGCGAAGCCACTGCCCTCAACCCGGCACCGCAAACCGGCGACGACACCGCCAGCGCCGCCGCGTTGGTCGCAAAAGCCCGTGATCGCCAGCAAAGACGCCAAGGCTGCGCCAATGCCTTCCTCGATTTGCCGGGGTTGCGTGAGCATTGTGCGTTGTCGGCGGCGGATGAAACCTGGCTGGAAACGGCCTGCGAGCGATTGGCCCTGTCGTTGCGGGCCGCGCACCGGTTGCTGAAAGTGGCAAGAACCCTGGCGGATCTGGAGCAGGAGGATGCGATTGATCGTCGCCATCTGGCCGAAGCGTTGCAGTATCGGCCTGCGAGTAATTGA
- a CDS encoding putative bifunctional diguanylate cyclase/phosphodiesterase, producing the protein MPVPVEPLRLLLLARESAWLALLSNCLASLGDEVILYQAADWDAFQKQPDSPRPSLLLTTPELQPPATSCLLPTVMLLEEEPFVAPMGASDWLVRESLTADTLRRCLRHVRERGALEDTLQRLAGQDPLTGIANRQGFQTLLTARLADKTGFALGHLDLDNFRRANDALGHQAGDRLILQVVARLRNQLDIGDQIARLGGDEFALLIDTRHTPERAVQLAGRITDALSEPYWIDGESLLLGCSLGITHSQSETGADALMWHAHIAMRQAKSLQGCTFRLFDHRINRNARSLADLEAELRKALRTDELELHYQPRLCLESGAVVGLEALVRWRHSERGLLLPSEFVPLAEQSGMIVPLGYWVIHRALRDMQALRDRGFAPLHMAINLSFRQFQDSQLLPTLSRLITEHKIDARWLEFELTETSVMRSSEQVRQIMEALRRLGVRFSLDDFGTGFSSFMHLNSLPIELLKIDKSFVGEMEPREENRKLVHAMINLAHNLSLEVVAEGVETPEQLALLRSFGCNQVQGYLISRPLPMAELVDYLERPTGAHPSANKV; encoded by the coding sequence GTGCCTGTGCCTGTCGAGCCCCTGAGATTGCTGCTGTTGGCCCGAGAATCTGCATGGCTGGCGCTCTTGAGCAATTGTCTGGCATCGCTGGGCGATGAGGTCATTTTGTATCAGGCCGCTGACTGGGACGCCTTCCAGAAGCAGCCTGACAGTCCGCGTCCTTCCTTGCTGCTGACCACTCCCGAGCTGCAACCCCCTGCCACAAGTTGCCTGTTGCCGACGGTAATGCTGCTCGAAGAGGAACCGTTCGTCGCGCCGATGGGGGCCAGCGACTGGCTGGTCCGTGAAAGCCTGACGGCCGATACCCTTCGCCGCTGCCTGCGCCATGTTCGTGAGCGCGGAGCGCTGGAAGACACCCTGCAACGCCTGGCCGGCCAGGACCCGCTGACCGGTATCGCCAACCGACAGGGTTTTCAGACGTTACTGACCGCCCGTCTGGCCGACAAAACCGGTTTTGCCCTGGGCCACCTGGACCTCGACAACTTCCGCCGCGCCAACGATGCCCTGGGCCATCAGGCCGGTGACCGGTTGATCCTGCAGGTGGTGGCACGACTCAGGAACCAGCTGGACATCGGGGACCAGATCGCCCGTCTGGGCGGTGACGAGTTTGCTTTGCTGATCGACACCCGCCATACGCCCGAACGTGCGGTACAACTGGCCGGACGCATTACCGATGCGTTGTCCGAACCCTACTGGATCGACGGTGAAAGCCTGCTGCTGGGCTGCAGCCTTGGCATCACTCATTCACAGTCCGAAACCGGCGCCGACGCCTTGATGTGGCACGCCCATATCGCCATGCGTCAGGCCAAGAGCCTTCAGGGCTGCACTTTCCGCCTCTTCGATCACCGCATCAACCGCAACGCTCGCAGTCTTGCGGACCTTGAGGCCGAACTGCGCAAGGCCTTGCGTACTGACGAACTTGAGCTGCATTACCAGCCGCGCCTGTGCCTGGAAAGTGGTGCGGTTGTGGGGCTGGAAGCATTGGTGCGCTGGCGCCACAGCGAGCGCGGGCTGTTACTGCCCAGCGAATTCGTGCCTCTGGCCGAGCAGAGCGGCATGATCGTGCCGTTGGGTTACTGGGTCATCCATCGGGCCTTGCGGGATATGCAGGCTTTGCGCGACCGGGGTTTTGCGCCGCTGCACATGGCGATCAACCTGTCGTTCCGGCAGTTTCAGGACAGCCAGCTTCTGCCGACCCTCAGCCGCCTGATCACCGAGCATAAAATCGATGCGCGCTGGCTGGAATTCGAGCTGACCGAAACGTCGGTCATGCGCAGCAGTGAGCAGGTGCGGCAGATCATGGAAGCGCTGCGCCGATTGGGTGTGCGTTTTTCCCTGGACGACTTCGGCACCGGCTTTTCTTCCTTCATGCACCTTAACAGCCTGCCGATCGAACTGCTCAAGATCGACAAAAGCTTTGTCGGGGAAATGGAGCCGCGTGAGGAAAATCGCAAGCTTGTCCACGCAATGATCAACCTGGCCCATAACCTGAGCCTGGAAGTGGTGGCCGAAGGCGTGGAAACCCCTGAGCAACTGGCGCTGCTGCGCAGCTTTGGTTGCAATCAGGTGCAGGGTTACCTCATCAGCCGACCGTTGCCGATGGCTGAGCTGGTTGACTATCTGGAGCGGCCGACAGGCGCGCACCCCTCTGCGAATAAGGTGTAA
- a CDS encoding accessory factor UbiK family protein, which yields MLAPKAFLDALSGHASRLFNGETPLPRNEFETQFKALLQSGFSKLDLVSREEFDSQMAVLARTRARLEALEAKVAEMEEKIGASGRDD from the coding sequence ATGCTCGCGCCCAAAGCTTTCCTCGACGCCCTGAGTGGCCACGCCTCCCGCCTGTTCAACGGCGAGACCCCGCTGCCCCGCAACGAATTTGAAACCCAGTTCAAGGCCCTGCTGCAAAGCGGCTTCAGCAAACTGGATCTGGTCAGCCGCGAAGAATTCGACAGCCAGATGGCCGTACTTGCCCGCACGCGGGCTCGCCTTGAGGCACTGGAGGCCAAGGTGGCGGAGATGGAAGAGAAGATCGGGGCCAGCGGCCGGGACGACTAA
- the glnK gene encoding P-II family nitrogen regulator, whose product MKLVTAIIKPFKLDDVRESLSEIGVQGITVTEVKGFGRQKGHTELYRGAEYVVDFLPKVKIDVAIDDKDLDRVIEAITKAANTGKIGDGKIFVVNLEQAIRIRTGETDTDAI is encoded by the coding sequence ATGAAGCTAGTCACTGCCATCATCAAGCCGTTCAAACTGGACGACGTGCGCGAGTCGCTGTCCGAAATCGGCGTGCAGGGCATCACTGTTACCGAGGTAAAAGGTTTCGGTCGCCAAAAGGGACACACCGAGCTGTATCGCGGTGCTGAATACGTAGTCGACTTCCTTCCAAAAGTGAAGATCGACGTCGCTATCGATGACAAGGATCTGGATCGCGTCATCGAGGCCATCACCAAGGCTGCCAACACCGGCAAGATCGGGGACGGCAAAATTTTTGTTGTGAATCTGGAACAGGCTATACGCATCCGTACCGGCGAAACCGATACCGACGCCATTTAA
- a CDS encoding methyl-accepting chemotaxis protein has product MAGAVEEFSATSLNIADNMKNTERLAQENAQQTRIGRTSMDEASSALQQIATSLNSTATVIDTLGQRSQEIGSIVGVITSIADQTNLLALNAAIEAARAGEQGRGFAVVADEVRSLASRTRQATDEISGMIASIQQETGNAISTMQQGNVLMQDGLSRNAKVAAALAQIDEQSRSAGHQFAAITTATQEQSSTATMLSSNLQSIAMANSEQREVVSNLAITAEELNSLASELRQEVDRFR; this is encoded by the coding sequence ATGGCGGGCGCGGTCGAAGAGTTCAGCGCGACCTCTCTGAACATCGCTGACAACATGAAGAACACCGAGCGTCTGGCGCAGGAAAACGCGCAGCAGACCCGTATCGGTCGTACCTCCATGGATGAAGCCTCTTCTGCGCTGCAACAGATCGCAACCTCGCTGAACAGCACCGCCACCGTGATCGACACCCTGGGCCAGCGTTCCCAGGAAATCGGCAGCATCGTCGGCGTGATTACCTCGATTGCCGACCAGACCAACCTGCTGGCACTCAACGCAGCCATCGAAGCGGCCCGCGCCGGTGAACAAGGCCGCGGCTTTGCCGTGGTAGCCGATGAGGTTCGCAGCCTGGCTTCGCGTACCCGTCAGGCCACTGACGAAATCTCCGGCATGATCGCCAGCATCCAGCAAGAAACCGGCAATGCCATCAGCACCATGCAGCAGGGCAACGTCCTGATGCAGGACGGCTTGTCGCGTAACGCCAAGGTTGCGGCTGCACTGGCTCAGATCGACGAACAAAGCCGCTCCGCCGGTCACCAGTTCGCCGCGATCACCACGGCCACGCAAGAGCAAAGCAGCACCGCCACCATGCTGAGCAGCAACCTGCAAAGCATCGCCATGGCCAACAGCGAACAACGCGAAGTGGTGTCCAACCTGGCAATCACCGCAGAAGAACTCAACTCCCTGGCGTCTGAATTGCGCCAAGAGGTTGATCGCTTCCGTTGA
- a CDS encoding NorM family multidrug efflux MATE transporter gives MQQPALKELWIILRLAGPLIASQMAHMLMVFTDTVMMGKIGPEALAGGGLGAATYSFVSFFCVGVMAAVGTLVSIRHGANDAEGATRLTQAGLWLAWGMALVAALLLWNLEPVLLRFGQTEVNVHMATQFLTTLPLALPGLLTFMALRGFTSALGRAGPVMTISLAGAGANFALNYMMIHGWFGLPNLGLMGIGLITAIVTNCMALALALHIRRHPAYAAYPIRKGLWQLSRSHLKELWNLGLPIGGTYAVEVGLFTFAAFCMGAMGSTQMAAHQIAVQTVSMAFMIPVGISYAVTMRIGQHYGAGNVLMARTAGRLGISFGGAVMLMFGLLFWLAPHQVIGLFLDLDDPAFTEIVILAVKLLAIAAWFELLDGMQTIAMGAIRGLKDAKTTFLIGLVCYWLVAAPAAWLLAFSTDLGAEGVWWGLALGLLCSAVALTYAFEKKTARLIKVKSRQEPQDNLGAIHP, from the coding sequence ATGCAACAGCCCGCCCTCAAAGAACTCTGGATCATCCTGCGCCTGGCCGGGCCTTTGATCGCATCGCAGATGGCGCATATGCTGATGGTGTTCACCGATACCGTGATGATGGGCAAGATCGGGCCTGAAGCCCTGGCAGGCGGCGGTCTGGGCGCTGCTACCTACAGTTTTGTTTCGTTTTTCTGCGTAGGCGTGATGGCGGCAGTCGGCACGCTGGTTTCGATTCGTCACGGCGCAAACGATGCAGAGGGTGCGACCCGGCTGACCCAGGCCGGTCTATGGCTGGCATGGGGTATGGCGCTGGTGGCTGCGCTGCTGTTGTGGAACCTTGAGCCGGTTTTGCTCAGGTTTGGCCAGACCGAAGTCAACGTCCATATGGCCACTCAGTTCCTGACCACCCTGCCGCTGGCGCTTCCCGGCCTGCTCACTTTCATGGCCTTGCGCGGCTTCACCAGTGCCCTTGGACGTGCTGGCCCGGTAATGACCATCAGCCTGGCCGGAGCCGGGGCCAACTTCGCGCTCAATTACATGATGATCCATGGCTGGTTCGGTCTGCCGAATCTGGGCCTGATGGGCATCGGGCTGATCACGGCAATAGTGACCAATTGCATGGCACTGGCGCTGGCCCTGCATATCCGCCGCCATCCTGCTTATGCGGCCTATCCGATTCGCAAAGGACTGTGGCAGTTGTCCCGCAGCCACCTTAAGGAACTCTGGAACCTTGGCCTGCCAATTGGCGGAACCTACGCCGTGGAAGTTGGCCTGTTCACTTTTGCGGCGTTTTGCATGGGAGCCATGGGCAGTACGCAGATGGCTGCGCATCAGATCGCCGTACAGACCGTGTCCATGGCGTTCATGATTCCGGTCGGGATTTCCTACGCCGTCACCATGCGCATCGGTCAGCATTACGGTGCGGGTAATGTATTGATGGCTCGCACTGCCGGGCGGCTGGGCATTTCGTTTGGCGGGGCCGTGATGCTGATGTTCGGCCTGTTGTTCTGGCTCGCGCCTCATCAGGTCATCGGCCTGTTCCTTGACCTCGATGACCCGGCATTCACCGAGATCGTGATCCTGGCGGTCAAGCTGCTGGCCATTGCGGCGTGGTTCGAGCTGTTGGACGGCATGCAGACCATCGCCATGGGTGCCATTCGCGGCCTCAAGGACGCCAAGACCACCTTTCTGATCGGGCTGGTCTGCTACTGGCTGGTGGCAGCACCTGCGGCATGGCTGCTGGCCTTTTCGACCGATCTGGGCGCAGAGGGTGTCTGGTGGGGACTGGCGCTGGGCCTGCTATGTTCGGCGGTGGCGCTGACCTATGCCTTCGAGAAGAAGACCGCGCGGTTGATAAAAGTGAAGTCCAGGCAGGAGCCGCAAGACAATCTGGGTGCCATTCATCCCTGA
- the rep gene encoding DNA helicase Rep: protein MSRLNPRQQEAVNYVGGPLLVLAGAGSGKTSVITRKIAHLIQNCGIRAQYIVAMTFTNKAAREMKERVGTLLRGGEGRGLTVSTFHNLGLNIIRKEHVRLGYKPGFSIFDETDVKALMTDIMQKEYSGDDGVDEIKNMIGAWKNDLILPPEALANARNPKEQTAAIVYTHYQRTLKAYNAVDFDDLILLPVKLFQEHADILEKWQNKVRYLLVDEYQDTNASQYLLVKLLIGTRHQFTVVGDDDQSIYAWRGARPENLMLLKDDYPSLKVVMLEQNYRSTSRILRCANVLISNNPHAFEKQLWSEMGHGDEIRVIRCRNEDAEAERVAMEILTLHLRTDRPYSDFAILYRGNYQAKLIELKLQHHQVPYRLSGGNSFFGRQEVKDLMAYFRLLVNPDDDNAFLRVINVPRREIGSTTLEKLGNYATERKVSMYAATEEIGLGEHLDSRYTDRLQRFKRWMDGVRQQCAQNDPIAALRSMVMDIDYENWIRQNSSSDKAADYRMGNVWFLIEALKNTLEKDEDGGMTIEEAIGKLVLRDMLERQQEEEDGAEGVQMMTLHASKGLEFPYVFIMGMEEEILPHRSSIEADTIEEERRLAYVGITRARQTLAFTFAAKRKQYGEIIDCAPSRFLDELPPDDLAWEGNDDTPTEVKAVRGNTALADIRAMLKR from the coding sequence ATGTCCCGACTCAATCCCCGGCAACAGGAAGCCGTGAACTATGTCGGCGGCCCTCTTTTGGTGCTCGCCGGTGCAGGCTCCGGCAAGACCAGCGTGATCACACGCAAGATCGCCCACCTGATCCAGAACTGCGGCATCCGTGCGCAATACATCGTTGCCATGACCTTTACCAACAAGGCCGCCCGGGAAATGAAAGAGCGGGTCGGCACGCTGCTGCGCGGTGGCGAAGGTCGCGGCCTGACGGTGTCGACGTTCCACAACCTGGGCCTGAACATCATCCGCAAGGAGCATGTGCGGCTGGGCTACAAGCCCGGTTTCTCGATCTTCGATGAGACCGACGTCAAGGCCCTGATGACCGACATCATGCAGAAAGAGTATTCGGGCGACGACGGCGTCGACGAAATCAAGAACATGATCGGCGCCTGGAAGAACGACCTGATCCTGCCGCCCGAAGCGCTGGCCAATGCCCGCAACCCCAAGGAACAGACCGCCGCCATCGTCTACACCCACTACCAGCGCACGCTCAAGGCGTATAACGCCGTGGACTTCGACGACCTGATCCTGCTGCCGGTCAAGCTGTTCCAGGAACACGCCGACATTCTGGAAAAGTGGCAGAACAAGGTCCGCTACCTGCTGGTGGACGAATACCAGGACACCAACGCCAGCCAGTATCTGCTGGTCAAGCTGCTGATCGGCACTCGCCACCAGTTCACGGTGGTGGGCGACGATGACCAGTCGATCTATGCCTGGCGCGGTGCGCGGCCGGAAAACCTGATGCTGCTCAAGGATGACTATCCGTCCCTGAAAGTCGTGATGCTGGAGCAGAATTACCGCTCCACCAGCCGCATCCTGCGTTGCGCCAACGTGCTGATCTCCAACAACCCGCACGCCTTCGAGAAGCAACTCTGGAGTGAAATGGGTCACGGCGACGAGATCCGCGTGATCCGCTGCCGCAACGAAGACGCCGAAGCCGAGCGGGTGGCGATGGAAATCCTCACCCTGCACTTGCGCACCGACCGGCCCTACAGCGACTTCGCCATCCTCTATCGCGGTAACTATCAGGCCAAGCTGATCGAGCTGAAATTGCAGCACCATCAGGTTCCCTATCGCCTGTCAGGTGGCAACAGCTTCTTCGGCCGCCAGGAAGTGAAGGACCTGATGGCCTATTTCCGCCTGTTGGTGAACCCGGACGACGACAACGCCTTCCTGCGCGTCATCAACGTCCCGCGCCGGGAAATCGGTTCCACGACCCTGGAAAAACTCGGCAACTACGCCACCGAGCGCAAGGTTTCGATGTACGCCGCCACCGAGGAAATCGGTCTGGGCGAACATCTGGACAGCCGTTACACCGATCGCCTGCAACGCTTCAAACGCTGGATGGACGGCGTACGCCAGCAATGCGCGCAAAACGACCCTATCGCGGCACTGCGCAGCATGGTCATGGATATCGATTACGAGAACTGGATTCGCCAGAACAGCTCCAGCGACAAGGCCGCCGATTACCGCATGGGCAACGTCTGGTTCCTCATCGAGGCACTGAAGAACACCCTGGAAAAAGACGAAGATGGCGGCATGACCATCGAAGAGGCCATCGGCAAGCTGGTCCTGCGCGACATGCTCGAACGCCAGCAGGAAGAGGAAGACGGTGCCGAAGGCGTGCAGATGATGACCCTGCATGCTTCCAAAGGGCTGGAATTTCCTTACGTGTTCATCATGGGCATGGAAGAAGAAATCCTGCCACACCGCTCCAGCATCGAAGCCGACACCATTGAGGAAGAGCGCCGTCTGGCCTACGTGGGCATCACCCGCGCACGACAGACGCTGGCGTTCACCTTTGCCGCCAAGCGCAAGCAATACGGCGAGATCATCGACTGCGCGCCAAGCCGCTTTCTCGATGAGCTGCCACCGGACGACCTGGCCTGGGAAGGCAACGACGATACGCCAACCGAAGTAAAGGCCGTGCGCGGCAATACGGCACTGGCGGACATCCGCGCCATGCTCAAGCGCTGA
- a CDS encoding CCDC34 family protein has translation MATFQFHDDLDDAKAHSATLALHRLKLGHRGFLPQPDDLTGTVTFIRYGNKCYAVTAKHVVDYLARQAAESYQPLRYFCPVNKGLTIRGPFVLAPRDFADNQPDVAITPIDEAYVLSIGKRPFVIQEHEPVWPLPYAMATGFPTAEKRDVSDKSGNTNLSMRFVRAIAEGNGADGKHHSVTFYSDLEALPPITKLSGMSGGPVFWSDAERYGLVGFVKEALEQDGGEVTSDAPKVHFVVQRADNLILSEWIDHVERNWLREKEKQDAQEALFFKETEEKSQRDLEEFLRRSRLNLAYREWRARLKPGDRLPRKRNYEQHFPDWL, from the coding sequence ATGGCAACGTTTCAATTTCACGATGACCTTGACGACGCCAAGGCTCATTCAGCGACCTTGGCACTGCATAGGCTGAAACTCGGGCATCGTGGCTTCCTTCCCCAGCCAGACGACCTGACGGGGACGGTCACATTTATTCGCTATGGCAATAAGTGCTACGCCGTCACTGCCAAGCATGTAGTGGATTATCTTGCTCGCCAGGCAGCCGAGAGCTATCAACCCCTTCGTTACTTCTGCCCGGTAAACAAGGGGCTGACGATCAGAGGCCCATTTGTATTGGCCCCACGGGACTTCGCAGACAATCAGCCCGATGTCGCTATAACCCCAATCGACGAAGCTTATGTCCTGAGTATCGGCAAACGGCCATTCGTGATCCAGGAACATGAGCCTGTCTGGCCATTGCCTTATGCCATGGCAACAGGATTCCCGACTGCCGAAAAAAGGGATGTGTCAGACAAGTCAGGCAATACCAATCTGAGCATGAGGTTTGTGAGAGCCATCGCAGAAGGCAATGGCGCTGATGGCAAGCATCACAGCGTTACCTTTTACAGCGATCTAGAGGCACTGCCTCCCATTACAAAGCTGAGTGGCATGAGCGGAGGGCCGGTATTCTGGTCGGACGCCGAGCGTTATGGCCTTGTCGGCTTTGTAAAAGAAGCACTGGAGCAGGATGGCGGCGAAGTGACCAGCGACGCGCCCAAGGTCCACTTCGTGGTGCAAAGAGCCGACAACCTCATACTGAGCGAGTGGATTGATCACGTAGAGAGAAACTGGCTTCGAGAAAAAGAAAAACAGGATGCCCAGGAAGCCCTTTTTTTCAAGGAGACAGAAGAGAAGAGCCAGCGTGACCTGGAGGAGTTTCTCAGACGTTCACGCCTGAATCTCGCCTATCGCGAATGGCGCGCCAGACTGAAACCGGGTGACCGGTTGCCACGCAAAAGAAACTACGAGCAACACTTCCCCGATTGGTTGTGA
- a CDS encoding LysR substrate-binding domain-containing protein, whose protein sequence is MPRSLPPLYALRAFEAAARHTSFTRAGEELSITQSAVSRHIHTLEEYFSCRLFQRNGRNLQLTEAARALLPGVRDGFQALERACSTLQTEEGILRMKAPSTLTMRWLLARLSRFRHLQVGNEVQLTSAWMDIDAVDFSQEPFDCAVLLSRGHFPPDWEATLLFPEFLIPVGAPAFLQDPPWDVERLASIELLHPTPDRRDWRTWLNRMGLADKVSLKGGQVFDTLELGMIAAARGYGLSMGDLLMVAEDVAQGRLSLPWRTAVFSGENYYLVWPKTRPGLERLRRLSDFLQSEVQAMELPKVEILR, encoded by the coding sequence ATGCCTCGTAGTCTTCCGCCTTTATATGCATTGCGCGCTTTTGAAGCGGCCGCTCGGCATACCTCGTTCACGCGAGCGGGGGAAGAACTGTCGATTACCCAAAGTGCTGTCAGTCGTCATATTCATACGCTCGAAGAGTACTTTTCCTGCCGACTGTTTCAGCGTAATGGCCGCAACTTGCAGCTCACTGAAGCCGCTCGTGCCTTATTGCCCGGAGTCAGAGACGGTTTTCAGGCGCTTGAGCGTGCCTGCAGCACGTTACAGACTGAAGAAGGCATATTGCGCATGAAGGCGCCTTCGACCCTGACCATGCGCTGGCTGCTGGCACGGCTCAGTCGTTTTCGTCATCTCCAGGTAGGCAACGAAGTCCAGTTGACCAGCGCCTGGATGGATATCGACGCCGTGGACTTCTCCCAGGAGCCCTTCGATTGTGCAGTCCTCCTGAGTCGTGGACATTTTCCGCCGGACTGGGAGGCGACCCTGTTGTTTCCGGAGTTTCTGATCCCGGTCGGTGCCCCTGCCTTTCTGCAGGATCCGCCCTGGGATGTCGAACGGCTGGCCAGTATCGAGCTGCTGCACCCGACACCGGATCGGCGTGACTGGCGCACCTGGCTGAACCGCATGGGGCTGGCGGACAAGGTTTCGCTCAAGGGCGGTCAGGTTTTCGACACCCTGGAACTGGGCATGATCGCGGCTGCCCGAGGTTACGGGCTGTCGATGGGCGATTTATTGATGGTTGCTGAAGATGTGGCACAAGGTCGTTTGAGCCTGCCCTGGCGTACGGCAGTATTCAGTGGCGAGAACTATTATCTGGTCTGGCCAAAGACGAGACCCGGTCTAGAGCGGTTACGGCGATTAAGTGACTTTCTGCAGAGCGAGGTTCAGGCGATGGAGTTGCCGAAAGTCGAAATACTTAGATAG
- a CDS encoding BRO-N domain-containing protein translates to MNMSINPPHIPTLFIRHKTHLHAIHLQDKTGFCARDLGHLMGIFLDECRTRKLAPDQRKTLWLRRYDDMQETLMVCESGAYALCR, encoded by the coding sequence TTGAATATGTCTATAAATCCACCCCACATCCCCACCCTCTTCATCCGCCACAAAACCCATCTGCACGCCATCCATCTGCAAGACAAGACAGGGTTCTGCGCCCGTGACCTCGGTCATTTGATGGGGATATTTCTGGATGAGTGCCGAACTCGCAAGCTCGCGCCGGACCAGCGCAAGACGCTGTGGCTTAGACGCTATGACGATATGCAGGAAACGTTGATGGTCTGCGAGTCGGGGGCGTATGCCTTGTGTCGATGA